The Arachis hypogaea cultivar Tifrunner chromosome 19, arahy.Tifrunner.gnm2.J5K5, whole genome shotgun sequence genome has a window encoding:
- the LOC112779661 gene encoding uncharacterized protein: MQSTSLINYSSSAPYFHGRKLGKSSLIVMACWKNNDTNNNNYYGGRLVDESMIVLRKRIHEMKMIERNYEAPSDWMDWEKQYYTSYDSMVLEAMAFLQTQLMNTRPSFALGAMALLALSLPTSAALLFFHLLHFTNSLFSPGIH; the protein is encoded by the coding sequence ATGCAATCCACTTCTCTGATAAATTATTCCTCATCAGCACCATATTTTCATGGAAGGAAATTAGGGAAATCTTCACTCATAGTTATGGCATGTTGGAAGAATAATGATACCAACAATAACAACTACTATGGTGGTAGATTGGTGGATGAGAGCATGatagtgctgaggaagaggatcCATGAGATGAAGATGATTGAGAGGAACTACGAGGCACCTTCTGATTGGATGGATTGGGAGAAACAATATTACACAAGCTATGACTCCATGGTGTTGGAAGCCATGGCCTTTCTCCAGACACAGTTGATGAACACAAGGCCAAGTTTCGCTCTTGGAGCTATGGCTCTTCTTGCTCTCTCTCTTCCAACTTCTGCTGCTCTTCTTTTCTTCCATCTTCTTCACTTTACcaactctcttttctctcctggGATCCATTAG
- the LOC112776095 gene encoding ABC transporter G family member 7: MVAFGGKKMRQMVVGFGGSGIGQVVAAVTVSFLLRLFTSPGPALPPDDEDNDGGYDVPENGIHDAEAPPSGKVTPVTIRWNNINCSLSDKSSKSVRILLKNVSGEAKPGRLLAIMGPSGSGKTTLLNVLAGQLAASPRLHLSGRLEFNGKPSSRNTYKFAYVRQEDLFFSQLTVRETLSLAIELQLPHISSAEERDEYVNNLLFKLGLVSCADTNVGDAKVRGISGGEKKRLSLACELLASPSVIFADEPTTGLDAFQAEKVVETLQQLAQDGHTVICSIHQPRGSVYSKFDDIVLLTEGSLVYAGPAHDEPLAYFSKFGYHCPDHVNPAEFLADLISVDYSSADSVYSSRKRIDGLVESFLQRLSTSFIIYATPITVDELSKSRKKISRRTIVQKKGGWWKQFWLLLRRAWMQASRDVPTNKVRARMSIASAIIFGSVFWRMGNSQTSIQDRMGLLQVAAINTAMAALTKTVGVFPKERAIVDRERAKGSYSLGPYLFSKLLAEIPIGASFPLMFGAVLYPMARLHPTLLRFGKFCGIVTMESFAASAMGLTVGAMVPTTEAAMAVGPSLMTVFIVFGGYYVNPENTPIIFRWIPSVSLIRWAFQGLCINEFSGLQFEHQNSFDIQTGEQALERLSFGKSRISDTVLAQNRILFFWYCTTYLLLEKNKPKYQQLEPIPLEQNKTHFKLEELNPEQVDQTLESQPVSQDGSNQPLESPEVDPIGPFVLEGTK, translated from the exons ATGGTGGCTTTTGGCGGTAAAAAGATGCGCCAAATGGTTGTTGGCTTCGGTGGAAGTGGCATCGGCCAGGTCGTTGCCGCCGTCACCGTTTCCTTCCTCCTCCGCCTCTTCACTTCTCCCGGTCCCGCACTCCCTCCGGACGATGAAGATAATGACGGCGGCTACGATGTGCCGGAGAACGGCATCCACGACGCGGAAGCTCCGCCGTCCGGAAAGGTTACGCCGGTTACAATCCGATGGAACAACATCAATTGCTCCCTTTCCGATAAATCGTCCAAGTCC GTGAGGATTTTGCTGAAAAATGTGAGTGGAGAAGCAAAACCTGGAAGGTTGCTAGCTATAATGGGGCCTTCGGGTTCAGGGAAGACAACTCTGCTTAATGTTCTTGCAGGCCAGTTGGCAGCATCGCCTCGGTTGCATTTGTCAGGCCGTTTGGAGTTCAATGGAAAGCCTAGTTCAAGGAACACTTACAA GTTTGCTTATGTGAGGCAGGAGGATCTCTTCTTCTCACAACTCACTGTTCGGGAAACATTGTCTCTTGCTATAGAACTCCAGCTTCCCCACATTTCATCTGCAGAAGAGAGAGATGAATACGTGAACAATCTCCTTTTCAAACTAGGCTTG GTCAGTTGTGCTGATACCAATGTTGGTGATGCGAAAGTTCGTGGAATCAGTGGTGGTGAAAAGAAACGCTTATCCTTGGCATGTGAATTACTTGCAAGCCCATCTGTTATATTTGCTGATGAACCCACAACAG GACTTGATGCCTTCCAAGCTGAGAAAGTCGTGGAAACTCTTCAACAACTTGCCCAAGATGGTCATACTGTAATTTGCTCTATACATCAGCCAAGAGGTTCAGTGTACAGTAAATTCGATGACATTGTCTTGCTAACAGAGGGTTCACTTGTGTATGCTGGTCCTGCCCATGATGAACCGTTGGCATACTTCTCAAAATTTGG GTACCACTGCCCTGATCATGTGAATCCTGCTGAATTTTTGGCTGATCTTATATCTGTAGACTACAGTTCTGCTGATAGTGTTTATTCCTCTCGAAAAAGGATCGATGGTCTTGTCGAGTCATTCTTGCAAAGGCTATCTACATCTTTTATAATATATGCAACTCCAATTACTGTAGATGAGCTCTCAAAAAGTAGAAAGAAAATCAGTAGGAGGACTATTGTGCAGAAGAAAGGAGGTTGGTGGAAGCAATTTTGGTTGCTTCTTAGGCGAGCATGGATGCAG GCTTCCCGAGATGTACCAACAAACAAAGTTCGAGCAAGGATGTCAATAGCATCAGCAATTATCTTCGGTTCAGTTTTCTGGAGAATGGGAAATTCCCAGACTTCAATACAAGACAGAATGGGATTACTTCAG GTAGCCGCAATAAATACAGCTATGGCAGCTCTCACAAAGACTGTTGGTGTATTTCCAAAGGAACGTGCCATTGTTGATAGAGAACGTGCAAAAGGCTCCTATTCTTTGGGTCCCTATCTGTtctcaaaattgttagcagagATTCCGATTGGAGCCTCATTTCCATTGATGTTTGGTGCTGTTTTATACCCAATGGCTCGTCTTCATCCTACTTTGCTCAG ATTTGGGAAGTTCTGTGGAATTGTCACCATGGAGTCTTTTGCTGCATCTGCAATGGGTCTCACTGTTGGTGCTATGGTTCCAACCACCGAAGCTGCAATGGCGGTAGGCCCATCTCTTATGACAGTTTTTATTGTATTTGGAGGCTACTATGTCAATCCTGAGAATACCCCCATCATCTTCCGTTGGATTCCCAGCGTTTCTCTAATTAGATG GGCCTTCCAAGGACTTTGCATCAATGAATTTAGCGGTCTTCAATTTGAGCATCAGAATTCTTTTGACATTCAAACTGGAGAACAG GCACTTGAGCGCCTTTCCTTTGGAAAAAGTAGGATTAGTGATACAGTGTTAGCACAAAATAGAATACTGTTCTTCTGGTATTGCACCACCTACCTTCTCCTTGAGAAAAACAAGCCTAAATACCAGCAACTTGAGCCAATCCCACTTGAACAAAACAAAACACACTTCAAACTCGAGGAATTAAACCCTGAACAAGTTGATCAGACACTTGAATCTCAACCTGTCAGCCAAGATGGATCCAACCAGCCTCTTGAGTCACCTGAAGTGGATCCTATTGGTCCATTTGTCTTAGAAG GTACTAAGTAA
- the LOC112775916 gene encoding beta-glucuronosyltransferase GlcAT14A, with the protein MGAERKWLFTLFSAVFLTFMVLIMSSFSSFSSPKAFPSLVQHGSPYPPSFAYFISGGHQDKDRILRLMLAVYHPRNRYLLHLGRDAGDDERLALVSAVMAVPAIRAFGNVDVVGNADWITYLGSSNVALTLRAAAIMLKLDSGWNWFITLSARDYPLITQDDLSHVFSSVRRDLNFIDHTSNLGWKIGDRFHPIVVDPGLYLARRSQIFQATEKRSTPDAFKLYTGSSWVILSRSFLEFCIFGWDNLPRVLLMYFTNVKLSQEGYFHSVICNAPEFKNTTVNGDLRFMIWDNPPKMEPHYLNTSDFNRMVDSGAAFARQFAVDNPVLDMIDEKILHRGRKQVVPGAWCSGQRSWWSDPCSQWGDVNILKPGPQAKKLEASISGLLDDWNLQTNVCN; encoded by the exons ATGGGAGCTGAGAGAAAATGGCTTTTCACGCTGTTCAGTGCGGTGTTCCTCACTTTCATGGTTCTGATAATGTCTTCCTTCTCTTCCTTTAGCTCCCCAAAGGCTTTTCCTTCCCTTGTTCAGCATGGTTCTCCTTACCCTCCTTCTTTTGCGTACTTTATCTCTGGCGGGCACCAAGATAAGGATCGGATCTTGCGGTTGATGCTGGCGGTTTATCACCCAAGGAATCGGTACCTCCTTCATCTTGGAAGGGACGCCGGAGATGACGAGAGGCTGGCCCTTGTCTCCGCTGTCATGGCGGTGCCGGCTATTCGGGCTTTTGGGAACGTTGATGTGGTTGGAAATGCTGATTGGATCACGTACTTGGGTTCATCCAATGTTGCCCTCACGCTGCGTGCTGCTGCCATCATGTTGAAATTGGATTCTGGTTGGAATTGGTTCATTACTTTGAGTGCACGTGATTATCCTCTCATCACTCAGGATG ATCTTTCTCATGTTTTCTCTTCTGTTAGGAGAGACCTGAATTTCATTGATCACACTAGCAACCTTGGATGGAAAAT AGGCGATAGATTCCATCCTATAGTAGTTGATCCAGGGCTATATTTAGCAAGGAGAAGTCAAATTTTTCAGGCTACCGAGAAACGGTCAACCCCTGATGCGTTCAAACTCTACACAG GTTCATCTTGGGTAATTTTGAGCCGATCTTTCCTCGAATTTTGCATTTTTGGTTGGGATAATTTACCTCGAGTACTGCTGATGTATTTCACAAATGTGAAGTTATCTCAAGAAGGCTACTTTCATTCAGTTATTTGCAATGCACCAGAGTTTAAGAACACAACTGTAAATGGGGACCTAAGATTCATGATCTGGGACAATCCTCCAAAGATGGAACCACACTACCTTAATACATCCGATTTTAATCGGATGGTAGATAGTGGAGCTGCATTTGCAAGGCAGTTCGCAGTTGATAACCCGGTGCTGGACATGATCGATGAAAAGATCCTTCACCGCGGTCGCAAACAAGTCGTGCCAGGCGCGTGGTGTTCTGGGCAGAGGAGCTGGTGGTCAGATCCATGCTCCCAGTGGGGCGACGTCAATATACTGAAGCCGGGTCCTCAGGCCAAGAAGCTCGAGGCTTCGATTTCTGGCCTTCTGGATGACTGGAACTTGCAGACCAATGTATGCAATTGA
- the LOC112776044 gene encoding probable splicing factor 3A subunit 1: protein MLGSLPILPLPAPPSDGNLGPLPESQLPQDDREEENKSNSAPPPPPATVATHTRTIGIIHPPPDIRTIVDKTSQFVAKNGPEFEKRIIANNTGNVKFNFLNASDPYHAYYQHRLAEFRAQNQSSGAQPPLQPPDSSVPESAPSAPAPDSNGTVAVEKPDISAQFRPVKKVLEPPEAEQYTVRLPEGITGEELDIIKLTAQFVARNGKSFLTGLTSREVNNPQFHFLKPTHSMFTFFTSLADAYSKVLMPPKGLTEKLKKSVPDMTTVLERCVNRLEWERSQEQARQKAEDEIEQERIQMAMIDWHDFVVVETIDFVDDEDEELPPPMTIEEVIRRSKVSASEEDIVEPGKEVEMEMDEEEAQLVAEGLGKASLEDKDDERNEAMVTEEPEPPMKIVKNWKRPEERISAERDPTKFVVSPITGELIPISEMSEHMRISLIDPKYKEQKERMFAKIRETTLAQDDEISRNIVGLARTRPDIFGTTEEEVSNAVKAEIEKKNDEQPKQVIWDGHTGSIGRTANIALSQNMGGEDQNDPSNNEAKNLPGPAAPPPRPGMPSIRPLPPPAGLALNHLPRFPPNVVQYSAPNSGGLSVPPPRPPVMSMMQSMQSNPNIRPAPPPPMPMSSGQQSVMAGQPPPMPPSIPMNSQGIPIPPPPGSQYTPIPVPRPFVPFSVPPSGMPMMHPPPMPQGVPPPPPPPEEAPPPLPEEPEPKRQKLDDSALIPEDQFLAQHPGPLRISVSVPNHDEGNLKGQVLEITVQSLSETVGSLKEKIAGEIQLPANKQKLSGKPGFLKDNMSLAHYNVGGGEILTLSLRERGGRKR from the exons ATGTTAGGTTCATTGCCGATACTGCCTCTCCCTGCTCCTCCTTCTGATGGAAATCTCGGTCCTCTCCCTGAGTCTCAGCTCCCTCAGGACGATAGGGAGGAGGAGAACAAGTCGAATTCAGCTCCTCCTCCGCCGCCTGCAACGGTTGCTACCCATACTAGAACTATAGGAATTATACACCCCCCTCCTGACATTAGAACCATCGTTGATAAAACTTCCCAGTTTGTTGCCAAGAATGGTCCCGAATTTGAGAAGAGGATTATTGCAAATAACACTGGCAATGTCAAGTTCAATTTCCTCAACGCATCAGATCCCTATCATGCGTATTATCAACACCGTTTGGCTGAATTTCGTGCTCAGAATCAATCTTCTGGTGCCCAACCACCTTTGCAGCCTCCTGACTCGTCTGTTCCTGAATCTGCACCCTCTGCACCGGCCCCTGATAGCAATGGCACAGTGGCAGTTGAAAAGCCTGATATTTCTGCCCAGTTTAGACCTGTTAAGAAAGTGCTTGAACCCCCTGAAGCCGAGCAGTACACTGTTCGGCTTCCCGAAGGAATTACAGGTGAAGAGCTGGATATCATAAAGCTTACGGCACAGTTTGTGGCTCGAAATGGGAAATCTTTTTTGACAGGATTAACTAGTAGGGAAGTTAATAACCCACAGTTCCATTTCTTGAAACCAACCCACAGCATGTTTACGTTCTTTACATCCCTTGCGGATGCATATTCAAAGGTTTTGATGCCTCCAAAGGGTTTGACAGAGAAGCTGAAGAAGAGTGTTCCTGACATGACAACTGTCCTTGAGAGGTGTGTGAATAGGCTAGAATGGGAGCGTTCACAAGAGCAAGCCAGGCAAAAAGCCGAGGATGAGATAGAGCAGGAAAGGATACAGATGGCTATGATTGATTGGCATGACTTTGTGGTGGTTGAAACGATAGACTTTgttgatgatgaggatgaagagtTACCTCCTCCAATGACCATTGAAGAGGTTATTAGGAGAAGCAAGGTGTCAGCCTCAGAAGAAGATATTGTAGAGCCAGGAAAGGAGGTAGAAATGGAAATGGACGAGGAGGAGGCACAGCTTGTTGCAGAGggcttgggaaaagctagtttaGAAGACAAGGATGATGAGAGAAATGAAGCCATGGTTACTGAAGAACCTGAGCCACCAATGAAAATTGTGAAGAACTGGAAAAGACCAGAGGAGAGGATTTCTGCAGAAAGAGATCCAACCAAGTTTGTTGTTTCTCCTATCACCGGTGAACTGATTCCTATTAGTGAAATGTCAGAACATATGCGAATTTCCCTTATTGATCCCAAGTACAAGGAACAGAAAGAAAGGATGTTTGCCAAAATTCGAGAGACAACTCTGGCTCAGGATGATGAAATTTCAAGAAACATTGTCGGACTTGCTAGAACCCGTCCTGATATCTTTGGTACAACAGAGGAAGAAGTTTCGAATGCGGTCAAGGCAGAGATTGAGAAGAAAAATGACGAGCAACCTAAGCAAGTTATATGGGATGGTCACACCGGTAGTATTGGCCGCACTGCAAATATAGCCTTGTCTCAGAATATGGGTGGTGAGGATCAAAATGATCCATCTAATAATGAAGCCAAGAACCTTCCTGGTCCTGCTGCACCTCCTCCTAGGCCTGGTATGCCTTCAATTCGGCCTCTTCCACCACCAGCTGGATTAGCATTGAATCATCTTCCCCGTTTTCCTCCCAATGTAGTCCAGTATTCTGCTCCAAACAGTGGTGGACTTTCTGTTCCTCCGCCTAGGCCACCAGTAATGTCCATGATGCAATCTATGCAATCTAATCCTAACATTCGGCCAGCCCCACCTCCTCCTATGCCAATGTCTTCTGGGCAGCAGTCGGTTATGGCTGGTCAACCACCCCCAATGCCTCCATCAATTCCTATGAATAGCCAAGGAATTCCCATACCTCCACCTCCAGGATCTCAGTACACTCCTATACCTGTTCCCCGACCTTTTGTTCCTTTCTCTGTCCCACCATCAGGTATGCCTATGATGCATCCACCACCTATGCCTCAAGGAGTgccaccaccgccaccaccacctGAAGAAGCTCCTCCCCCACTTCCAGAGGAACCAGAGCCAAAGAGGCAGAAGCTTGATGATTCTGCACTGATTCCTGAAGATCAATTTCTGGCTCAACATCCG GGACCTCTCCGGATCAGTGTGTCTGTTCCAAACCATGATGAAGGAAATCTTAAAGGACAAGTTCTGGAAATTACAGTGCAATCTCTGTCTGAAACTGTTGGCAGTCTGAAGGAAAAGATTGCAGGGGAGATACAACTCCCTGCTAACAAGCAGAAATTAAGCGGAAAACCAGGCTTTCTCAAGGATAATATGTCTCTTGCCCATTACAATGTTGGTGGAGGAGAAATACTTACTCTCAGCTTAAGAGAGCGTGGTGGTAGAAAGAGATGA